Proteins encoded by one window of Mustelus asterias chromosome 9, sMusAst1.hap1.1, whole genome shotgun sequence:
- the LOC144499012 gene encoding prestin-like, with protein MLRKERKADKLKDMLGSSESFRSSDTIPDPSGSNIPLVRTDRTSTYIKTLHRVSFTTDIPYFHRIDKYNEEKVCEYERKASELALPVSYNLKKLFRRVFPILRWFPRYRVKRWLIGDLLSGISVGLLTIPLSLAFAVCAGQPPINGLYTSFVTTVLYCLLGTTQHLSYGASAFTALLIAKSISHNETQEADSDSDCSPTCPRELYVITLTFVAGIVLISMGIFRLSFLRTYISKPVLNGFKAGTALHLLAILLSLILGIDPSIHHGPLSFVHNCKVIIENITKTHAASVITGLAALAFLIPFKIINFIYSRHLIPTEFIAIVVSIWLSYWLELEDSHNLRLINNYPFILPRPSLPSFSLISSVAADAFAVALVTFAVSISLGRENSKKHNQSYHPHQETIVLGFCDLLLSFLGTFAASGVCEQTLVQEKTWGQTQAAGLMAAGLCLTALLCADTLLPLVPRAVLGAIVIANLGSYFEFFWKYCFACKKNKYEFVAGIVTFAAVCILDIDIGLGVGIVFSILLTLHRLQKPSSDILGHIPNTENYTVLSNEKTAKEVVGIKIIKIFDSIYYGNVDFLLSWIKLKVNCYLQSGRSLESDEELYSEEDKYHMLLESTQFLTLDEHALRRLNHTKLYRRQISKQTADVHTVILDCGSVSFVDDEGVNALIYLSERYQSVGVGFILASCSSAVLKSLQEHGYFKSTSQSLAFSSIHDAVLFSLQQTAERNQSPQGSEYIPETNGETLAEGDTAEIQTDTDNSTKVELYQMERGETVSHQKTDLQSKKQRIIEYETNL; from the coding sequence TAGGACTTCCACTTATATCAAAACTCTTCATAGAGTCTCCTTCACCACTGACATTCCCTATTTTCACCGCATCGATAAGTACAATGAAGAAAAGGTGTGTGAATATGAAAGAAAGGCATCTGAACTAGCTTTACCAGTTTCATATAATTTAAAGAAGTTATTCCGCCGAGTTTTCCCTATTTTGCGATGGTTTCCCAGGTACAGAGTGAAGAGATGGTTGATAGGTGACTTGCTGTCTGGAATTAGTGTGGGTCTACTGACCATCCCTCTGTCCCTTGCTTTTGCAGTCTGCGCTGGGCAGCCTCCTATTAATGGCCTTTACACTAGTTTCGTTACCACAGTCTTATACTGCCTGCTTGGCACAACACAACACCTGTCCTACGGAGCATCTGCATTCACTGCTCTTCTCATTGCCAAGAGTATAAGTCACAATGAAACTCAAGAAGCTGATTCTGACAGTGATTGCTCTCCAACGTGTCCGAGAGAACTTTATGTGATTACTCTGACCTTTGTTGCTGGAATTGTTTTAATTTCTATGGGAATTTTTCGCCTCAGTTTCCTAAGAACATACATCTCTAAGCCTGTTCTGAATGGTTTCAAAGCTGGAACAGCTTTGCATTTATTAGCCATTCTCCTGAGTTTAATACTTGGTATAGATCCATCAATTCATCATGGTCCTTTATCATTTGTCCATAATTGCAAGGTCATAATTGAAAATATTACTAAAACACACGCTGCCTCAGTGATCACTGGCTTGGCCGCTTTGGCATTTCTCATCCCTTTTAaaataataaactttatttatagTCGGCACCTCATACCTACAGAGTTCATTGCAATAGTCGTTTCCATTTGGTTATCATactggctggaattggaggacAGCCATAATCTCAGGTTGATAAATAATTATCCATTTATCTTACCAAGACCCAGTCTTCCTTCTTTCTCCTTAATCTCCAGTGTTGCTGCAGATGCCTTTGCCGTTGCACTGGTGACATTTGCAGTTAGCATTTCACTGGGGAGAGAAAACTCCAAAAAACACAACCAGAGTTACCACCCGCACCAAGAGACAATCGTTTTAGGATTCTGTGACCTGCTACTCTCATTTCTGGGTACTTTTGCAGCTTCTGGGGTTTGCGAACAAACTTTGGTTCAAGAAAAAACTTGGGGCCAAACCCAAGCGGCAGGTTTGATGGCAGCCGGTCTCTGTCTCACGGCTCTGCTCTGTGCAGACACTCTGCTTCCACTGGTGCCCAGAGCAGTGCTTGGTGCGATTGTCATTGCAAATCTGGGGTCTTACTTTGAGTTCTTCTGGAAGTATTGCTTTGCATGTAAGAAGAATAAATATGAGTTTGTGGCTGGAATTGTAACATTTGCAGCAGTTTGCATCCTGGACATAGATATTGGTCTCGGTGTTGGCATAGTTTTCTCAATTTTGCTCACTCTACACAGACTCCAGAAGCCGTCCAGTGACATTCTCGGCCATATTCCGAATACAGAAAACTATACCGTCCTGTCCAATGAGAAAACTGCCAAAGAAGTAGTGGGAATTAAAATTATAAAAATATTTGATTCCATTTATTACGGGAATGTTGACTTTTTATTGTCCTGGATAAAACTTAAAGTCAATTGTTATCTTCAGTCTGGCAGAAGTTTGGAAAGTGATGAGGAATTATACAGTGAGGAAGACAAATATCACATGTTACTGGAATCCACACAGTTCCTTACACTGGATGAACATGCTTTGAGACGATTAAATCATACTAAATTGTATAGGCGTCAAATATCCAAACAAACTGCAGATGTTCACACCGTAATTCTGGATTGTGGCTCAGTGAGTTTTGTGGATGATGAAGGAGTAAATGctttgatttatctgtcagaGCGATACCAAAGTGTAGGAGTTGGCTTTATCCTGGCCAGCTGTTCAAGTGCAGTTCTGAAAAGTCTACAAGAACATGGTTACTTCAAATCAACCAGTCAAAGCTTGGCTTTCAGCAGTATCCATGATGCTGTTTTATTTTCCCTGCAGCAAACAGCAGAGAGAAACCAGAGTCCTCAAGGATCTGAATACATCCCTGAAACTAATGGTGAAACACTAGCTGAAGGTGACACGGCTGAAATTCAGACagacactgacaacagcacaaagGTAGAACTTTATCAAATGGAAAGAGGTGAAACTGTTTCCCATCAAAAGACTGATTTACAATCAAAAAAGCAAAGAATAATTGAGTATGAGACAAACTTGTAA